A stretch of Cyanobacterium sp. HL-69 DNA encodes these proteins:
- the copB gene encoding Cu2+ exporting ATPase CopB, whose amino-acid sequence MITVASPQTTEEYKTPRDTLTLDVQGMKCAGCVKAVERQINQYPGVISATVNLITAVALVEYNQGQIEPNNLAQKLTLGGFPSEVRTSIDEQDWQQIKEKQQQTEERLQIFQLASAVILLIFSTIGHLHHFGISYLHPLTNIWFHWGLATLALMIPGREIILNGWQGLWHRQPNMNSLIGIGTVSAYLASCVALVFPNLGWECFFDEPVMLLGFIFLGRVLESRARNKASEALSGLLSLRPLWARIIGKTKDSQDEGLKIPSSQVKRQEWVRVLEGEQFPVDGYMVRGETTVDESMLTGESMPVYKSQGDGICAGTINLGGMVVVETTQSGSKTILSQIISMVEEAQTRKAPVQKLADTVSGYFAYGIMAIALITFSFWYGWGTKNWSYLLEDLDTSALILSLKLAIDVLVIACPCALGLATPTAILVGTGVGAQQGLLIKGGDVLEQAQNLDMIVFDKTGTLTEGHLQLTDIINFSEGKFSESQLLQMASSLEIASNHPLAQALLREAKKQDLEFLTTNNIHNYPSRGIRGRVDGQKEFYCGSESWLEEEGIYLDDTVKQQSIQLQDEGKTVIYLAQENAPLALFALADALRPLAQQTIAQIQAMGLDVILLSGDQKNVVRAIASSLSINTYYGGVRPQEKGQLIRELKEKYPHKTIAMVGDGVNDAPAMTEADFAIAMPQGSEIAIKTASVVLTRNKLTDIITAIKLSKKTLSKIKQNLFWALSYNLITIPIAAGVLLPTYKVLLNPATAGAFMALSSIIVVTNSLQLKKWTVDSK is encoded by the coding sequence ATGATAACCGTTGCCTCTCCCCAAACCACCGAAGAATATAAAACCCCTAGGGATACCCTTACCCTTGATGTACAAGGTATGAAGTGCGCTGGTTGTGTCAAGGCAGTGGAAAGACAAATTAACCAATATCCAGGAGTAATTTCTGCCACGGTAAATTTAATTACTGCCGTTGCCCTCGTGGAGTATAACCAAGGGCAAATTGAGCCAAATAATCTGGCCCAAAAACTTACTTTAGGGGGTTTTCCCAGTGAGGTGAGGACATCCATTGATGAGCAAGATTGGCAACAGATAAAGGAAAAACAACAGCAAACAGAAGAAAGATTACAGATATTTCAGTTGGCTAGTGCGGTAATTCTGTTAATTTTTTCTACCATCGGACATTTACACCATTTTGGTATCAGTTATCTACACCCCCTGACTAATATTTGGTTTCACTGGGGTTTAGCCACCCTCGCATTAATGATTCCAGGCAGGGAAATTATTTTAAACGGTTGGCAAGGGTTGTGGCATCGTCAACCCAACATGAATAGTTTAATCGGTATCGGCACGGTGTCGGCTTATTTGGCTAGTTGTGTGGCTTTGGTTTTTCCCAATCTAGGCTGGGAGTGCTTTTTTGATGAGCCTGTGATGTTACTCGGTTTTATATTCTTGGGGCGGGTGTTGGAAAGTAGGGCCAGAAATAAAGCCTCGGAAGCCCTTTCGGGATTACTCAGTTTACGTCCTCTATGGGCAAGGATTATCGGTAAAACAAAGGATAGTCAAGATGAGGGGTTAAAGATTCCCTCGAGTCAGGTGAAGCGCCAAGAGTGGGTAAGGGTATTGGAAGGGGAACAATTTCCTGTGGATGGTTACATGGTAAGGGGTGAAACCACCGTGGATGAGTCTATGTTAACGGGAGAATCCATGCCTGTGTATAAGTCTCAGGGAGATGGTATCTGTGCAGGGACAATTAATTTGGGGGGTATGGTGGTGGTGGAAACTACCCAATCAGGCTCGAAAACCATTCTTAGCCAAATTATTTCTATGGTGGAGGAAGCCCAAACCAGAAAAGCCCCTGTACAAAAATTGGCGGATACGGTGTCAGGGTACTTTGCCTATGGTATCATGGCGATCGCCCTTATAACTTTTAGTTTTTGGTATGGCTGGGGTACAAAAAATTGGTCTTATCTCCTAGAAGATTTAGACACCTCCGCCCTCATTCTCAGCCTCAAATTAGCCATTGATGTGCTGGTGATAGCCTGTCCTTGCGCCCTTGGTTTAGCCACCCCCACGGCGATTTTGGTGGGTACTGGGGTAGGGGCCCAGCAGGGGTTATTGATTAAGGGAGGAGATGTGCTAGAACAAGCCCAAAACCTTGATATGATTGTCTTTGACAAAACAGGCACCCTCACTGAAGGGCATCTACAGCTTACGGACATCATCAATTTTAGTGAAGGAAAATTTTCTGAATCCCAACTGTTACAAATGGCTTCTAGTTTAGAAATTGCCTCCAATCACCCCCTCGCCCAAGCACTTTTACGGGAAGCAAAAAAACAAGATTTAGAATTTTTGACCACTAACAACATTCATAATTATCCCAGTCGGGGCATTCGGGGAAGGGTTGATGGACAAAAAGAATTTTATTGTGGCAGTGAATCATGGTTAGAGGAGGAAGGTATTTATTTAGATGACACCGTCAAACAGCAGTCTATCCAACTACAAGATGAGGGTAAAACCGTCATTTACTTGGCACAGGAAAACGCCCCCCTTGCCCTTTTTGCCCTTGCGGATGCCCTACGCCCCCTCGCCCAACAAACCATCGCTCAAATTCAAGCCATGGGTTTAGATGTAATTTTACTCAGTGGCGACCAAAAAAATGTGGTCAGGGCGATCGCCTCTAGCCTAAGCATAAATACTTATTATGGTGGAGTACGTCCCCAAGAAAAAGGACAATTAATTAGGGAATTAAAAGAAAAATATCCCCACAAAACCATCGCCATGGTAGGAGATGGGGTTAACGATGCCCCCGCCATGACAGAAGCCGATTTTGCGATCGCCATGCCCCAAGGCTCAGAAATAGCCATCAAAACAGCCTCCGTAGTCTTAACCAGAAACAAACTCACCGATATTATCACCGCCATCAAACTGAGTAAAAAAACCCTCAGTAAAATCAAACAAAATCTTTTTTGGGCATTAAGTTATAATTTAATTACCATACCCATTGCCGCGGGGGTACTTTTACCAACCTATAAAGTATTACTCAATCCAGCCACCGCAGGGGCATTTATGGCCTTAAGTTCCATTATTGTCGTCACCAACTCCCTACAGCTCAAAAAATGGACAGTTGATAGCAAATAA
- a CDS encoding type I polyketide synthase encodes MGYVRYSSFVSLLQERAVLHPNQVIFTFLGDGENESDYLTYHQLDQQARAIAHKLQSRKAKGERALLLYQPGLEFVTAFLGCLYAGVIATPAYPPRANRSYTRLSAIIKDAGALFALTTQALKEKIEQKLTKNDDITCITTDDIPLSVAQNWQPHPIKPEETAFLQYTSGSTGTPKGVIVSHGNLVHNSQLIKDYFHNDEHCVGSFWLPPYHDMGLIGGILQPIYSRFHSIMLPPVTFLQRPIRWLRAISKYKATTAGGPNFAYEMCVNSVTPQQKQDLDLSHWKLAFSGAEPVRAETIAKFSQYFGDCGFQKESFYPCYGMAETTLIVSGANPYESPTVKNISATKLQENQIVFNPEDEGDIQKVVSSGTISPQLEVNIVNPDTLVQCPDNNVGEIWVKGESVTQGYWLKEELTEKTFNGTTKNGKKKGFLRTGDLGFLSDGELFVTGRLKDLIIIRGRNHYPQDIEESVGNIHEAINSESGAAFAIEKDNDEQLIIVFELKRTFLQKVRQSENLKQEIFDAIRKVVAENHELQAHSIVLIRTGSIPKTSSGKIARYASRKEFLEGNLPIVAQWDLHSTTSLKSNDITTINRLKNNNIFDNKNINKKNLKIRQWLANNVANRLQVNPNSIDIEQPFINYGLDSVQAVQLTADLEDYLGCKLSPTLAYDYPNIRSLSFYLSELKNDNILGLEVEEKNEQKVEQIAIVAMACRFPEADSPKHYWELLSNNKNSISKTYLRPNIDSFGGYIKDYDQFDPQFFGISTREAINIDPQQRILLEVTYEALENAHLTTEKISGSATGVFMGISSQDYAQLQMKHGWDVNVYSGTGNSSAIASNRISYNFNLTGPSLSVDTACSSSLVAVHLAVNSLKNGECDCAIVGGVNLILAPELTETFQKAGMMAEDGKCKTFSEDADGYGRGEGCGVIILKPLTKALADRDKVLAVIHGSAINQDGRSNGLTAPSGKAQQRVIQSAWKNASITPDKINYIEAHGTGTPLGDPIEVNSLAGLLPLVDGQRTVNSSSVMDDNEGKTSFDSVVNSKEEKTSPQSVANGKGKESSVTVDDSSAQKIKETREKDYPICWLGSAKTNIGHLEAAAGIAGLIKTVLMLNHEEIPSIVNFTKLNPYINLEKSRLQIATKSVEWKKSNQPRFAGVSSFGFGGTNAHVIVGDMIDSPVTIEEKEVKTEKVKRPYHLLTLSATTEKALQELVNRYQGYLTKTQGDDISHICYSTNQGRSHFNHRLAISAKNKTELTEKLSSVTIFPENQINNNQIAFLFTGQGSQYNNMGKELYQTAPLFKDTIDYCGEILRQYLEKPLTEIIFNPEEKETLNQTIYTQPAIFVVEYALAQLWLSWGVKPSMMMGHSVGEYVAATLAGVFSLEDALKLVAHRGKLMQQLPLDGGMVCLFTNLDTVKKLITKTGLPLDIAAINGNSNIVVSGKKEDLLQLQTTAKESKVKCRPLRVSHGFHSRLMQPILVDFEKIAQEITYNSPQGEIVSNLTGKTIGEEIASPDYWVKHIINPVNFAQSVEYLQQQNYQIFLEIGSKPTLLGMARMIVENKTNPDDCLWLPSLRKEESDWQNLLSSLGILYQQGLKIDWYGFNQDYPYLERVSLPNYPWQHQRYWHGDSVSNSVDDSQQWLYEVVWEKDSSISVVNLASNVMEEKTTTVITSNELVIEGVSVKNHPLTKVSTENNPHGISIHIESEEDSFPTNLPSSYLIFVDDEKLGETWAEELTSQGSRVYLVYQGESYRQEENTYYINPQQKKDYQLLLDSLGDKVEKIIYGWAITQDDDLENINQLTANNYLDCLPVIYLIQNLVNSKHQVKIWLISQNSQSITQQEKINPYGGSIWGLGKVIALEHSEYWGGMIDIDNSNLALPLLGYLVNHKPEETMTAIRDNAVFYCRLQNKTLDTPKEAKKVSVKSSGSYLITGGLGALGLETANYLISQGAKNLILVSRSQPSSSASQKISQWQEEGINVVVKQGDVTKKESLRKIIDDINKSFPPLKGIIHTAGVLDDAILATLSPEKLAKVMEAKVVGVNNLHLLTLDNSLDFFILYSSVASMLGSIGQGNYAMANSYLDTFAAYRQSLSLPCLSINWGAFSVGMAKATQEGLKAVGIETISPDKGISMVGDLMNYPNSGLGVIKFNWDNVARKFPQLSQSPYLQNIISSSDKEENKKDDSQTQLFNQLLKADDTARIKLLIDYLISAIALILHIDKEKITPEDSLIDLGMDSLMVMEAINHLKNDLQLMLYPREIYERPQISTLAQYLAQEFTTSHDSNSSKITSSSQKGMIVSPSPEEEEEKPTFNPTNHQPIAFILSSPRSGSTLLRVMLAGHPALVSPPELHLLPFATMEERQRELESSHLGEGLIRTVMDLKQISAEESEALINQWVEENLTIAQVYEILQSFGKNRLLIDKSPTYASSKQTLYNAENIFSQAKYIHLVRHPYSVIESFARMRMDKLLDIKEANPYEIGENIWYQSNQNVINFSKQIDSNKILTIYYENLVTSPQKEMEKISNFLGIEFSKSLLNPYEGERMTAGLYKQSMSVGDPNFNSRKKIDPNLANHWKKVQLPILLNPITRQLSETFNYELPHESNTVETKEKYLDIRGLNICVSTWGDENNPPLFIVHGILDQGFAWEKVAQNLVQKGYYVIAPDMRGHGKSDHNSLGCAYNLLDFVADLDCLIDELNNGQTITLVGHSFGSMITGIYAGMRPEKVEKLYLIEPILPAENKGNKNVENISSQLNNLLNVPPLPVFDTVEIVAQRLQKTAPQLEDGFALTLAKRMTKPVEGGVTFTYSPLLATRIGVGFNSIPRNQYLKLLSGIEASITLVYGDNSSFNRPQDLEAQKTAMANTRIFTMVGGHNLHLENPLSLADVII; translated from the coding sequence ATGGGATACGTTAGATACTCTAGTTTCGTCAGTCTTCTTCAAGAGCGTGCAGTCTTGCACCCAAATCAAGTTATCTTCACCTTCTTAGGGGATGGTGAGAACGAGTCTGATTATCTAACCTATCATCAATTAGATCAACAAGCAAGGGCGATCGCCCATAAACTCCAAAGCAGAAAAGCAAAAGGAGAAAGAGCATTATTACTATATCAACCGGGGCTAGAATTCGTCACCGCCTTCCTCGGTTGTCTCTATGCAGGAGTCATCGCTACCCCCGCCTATCCTCCCCGTGCCAATCGTTCCTATACCCGCTTATCCGCTATTATCAAAGATGCTGGCGCATTATTTGCCCTGACAACTCAAGCACTCAAAGAAAAAATTGAGCAAAAATTAACCAAAAACGATGATATAACTTGTATTACCACCGATGACATCCCCCTAAGTGTAGCCCAAAACTGGCAACCACACCCCATCAAACCAGAAGAAACCGCTTTTTTGCAATATACCAGCGGCTCTACAGGCACACCCAAAGGAGTTATCGTAAGTCATGGTAACCTAGTCCACAACTCTCAGCTAATCAAAGATTATTTTCATAACGACGAACATTGTGTAGGCTCATTTTGGCTTCCCCCTTACCACGATATGGGCTTAATTGGAGGTATTTTACAACCAATTTACTCTCGTTTTCACTCCATCATGTTGCCCCCCGTTACCTTCCTACAGCGCCCCATTCGCTGGTTACGGGCTATTAGTAAGTATAAAGCAACCACCGCAGGAGGCCCAAATTTTGCTTATGAAATGTGTGTCAACTCCGTCACACCACAGCAGAAACAGGATTTAGATTTGAGCCATTGGAAACTGGCGTTTAGTGGTGCTGAGCCTGTGAGGGCAGAAACTATTGCCAAATTTAGCCAATATTTCGGTGATTGTGGCTTTCAAAAAGAAAGTTTCTACCCCTGTTATGGTATGGCAGAAACCACTCTCATTGTGTCGGGGGCAAATCCCTATGAGTCTCCCACTGTCAAAAATATCTCTGCTACTAAACTACAAGAAAATCAAATTGTTTTTAATCCTGAAGATGAAGGCGATATACAAAAAGTTGTCAGCAGTGGCACCATATCTCCCCAATTAGAGGTAAATATTGTCAATCCTGATACCCTCGTACAATGCCCTGATAATAACGTAGGGGAAATATGGGTAAAAGGGGAAAGTGTAACTCAGGGTTATTGGTTGAAAGAAGAATTAACCGAGAAAACCTTTAATGGCACTACTAAAAACGGAAAAAAAAAGGGTTTTCTACGCACTGGGGATTTAGGTTTTCTCAGTGATGGAGAGTTATTTGTTACAGGAAGATTAAAGGATTTAATTATTATTAGGGGTAGAAATCATTACCCCCAAGATATAGAAGAAAGTGTGGGGAATATTCACGAGGCAATTAACTCTGAAAGTGGTGCTGCTTTTGCCATTGAGAAGGATAATGATGAGCAACTGATCATAGTTTTTGAACTGAAAAGAACTTTTTTACAGAAGGTAAGGCAAAGTGAGAATTTAAAGCAAGAAATATTTGATGCAATTCGTAAAGTAGTTGCTGAAAATCACGAATTACAAGCTCATTCTATAGTTTTAATTCGCACCGGTAGTATTCCTAAAACCTCTAGTGGTAAGATTGCTCGTTATGCCTCTCGGAAAGAATTTTTAGAGGGAAATTTACCTATAGTCGCCCAGTGGGATTTACACTCTACTACATCTTTGAAAAGTAATGATATAACAACTATAAATAGATTAAAAAACAATAATATTTTTGATAATAAAAATATTAATAAAAAAAATTTAAAGATACGACAATGGCTAGCAAATAACGTTGCTAATCGCTTACAAGTAAATCCTAATTCCATCGATATAGAACAACCTTTTATCAATTATGGACTAGATTCCGTCCAAGCTGTGCAACTCACCGCCGATCTTGAAGATTATTTAGGTTGTAAATTGTCTCCCACTTTGGCTTATGATTATCCTAATATAAGAAGTTTATCTTTTTATTTGTCTGAATTAAAAAATGATAATATTCTAGGCTTAGAAGTTGAAGAAAAAAACGAGCAAAAAGTAGAACAAATTGCCATTGTCGCCATGGCTTGTCGTTTTCCAGAGGCGGATAGCCCTAAGCATTATTGGGAATTGTTATCGAATAACAAGAATAGCATTAGCAAAACTTATCTGCGGCCGAACATCGATAGTTTTGGGGGTTATATAAAAGATTATGACCAATTTGACCCACAATTTTTTGGAATTTCCACCCGTGAGGCGATAAATATTGACCCACAACAGCGTATTTTATTAGAGGTAACCTATGAAGCGCTGGAAAATGCCCATTTGACGACAGAAAAAATTTCGGGTAGTGCCACGGGAGTGTTTATGGGTATTAGTAGCCAAGATTATGCCCAGTTACAGATGAAACATGGGTGGGATGTTAATGTTTATTCTGGTACGGGAAATTCCAGTGCGATCGCCTCTAACCGTATATCCTATAATTTTAATTTAACTGGCCCTTCCTTGAGTGTGGATACCGCCTGTTCATCTTCTTTGGTTGCGGTACACTTAGCAGTAAATAGCCTTAAAAATGGTGAGTGTGACTGTGCCATTGTAGGGGGAGTAAACTTGATTCTTGCCCCCGAATTGACAGAAACTTTCCAAAAAGCAGGGATGATGGCAGAGGATGGCAAGTGTAAAACTTTCTCTGAAGATGCCGATGGTTATGGGCGCGGGGAAGGTTGCGGGGTAATTATCCTCAAACCTTTAACTAAAGCCTTAGCTGATCGTGACAAGGTGTTGGCGGTAATTCATGGTAGCGCCATTAATCAGGATGGGCGTAGTAACGGGTTAACGGCGCCTTCAGGTAAAGCGCAACAGAGGGTAATTCAATCGGCGTGGAAAAATGCGTCTATTACTCCTGATAAAATTAATTATATCGAAGCTCATGGAACTGGAACACCTTTAGGAGATCCTATCGAGGTTAATTCGTTGGCTGGTTTATTACCTTTGGTGGATGGGCAACGGACTGTTAATTCTTCTTCTGTTATGGATGACAATGAGGGAAAGACTTCCTTTGACAGTGTAGTTAATAGCAAAGAGGAAAAGACTTCCCCTCAGAGTGTAGCTAATGGAAAAGGAAAAGAGTCTTCTGTTACTGTCGATGATTCCTCTGCACAGAAGATAAAAGAAACAAGAGAAAAAGACTACCCTATTTGTTGGTTAGGTAGTGCGAAAACAAACATCGGGCATTTAGAAGCTGCCGCAGGTATTGCAGGGTTAATAAAAACTGTGTTGATGTTAAATCATGAAGAGATACCCTCCATCGTTAACTTTACAAAATTAAATCCCTATATCAATTTAGAAAAAAGTCGCTTACAAATTGCCACTAAATCAGTGGAGTGGAAAAAATCTAATCAACCTCGTTTTGCCGGGGTAAGTTCCTTTGGTTTTGGAGGAACAAATGCCCATGTTATAGTGGGAGATATGATTGATTCTCCTGTAACTATAGAAGAAAAAGAAGTTAAGACAGAAAAAGTCAAACGTCCTTATCATCTTTTAACCCTTAGTGCGACAACAGAAAAAGCCCTTCAAGAGTTAGTTAATCGTTATCAAGGTTATCTTACCAAGACACAGGGAGATGATATTAGTCATATTTGTTATAGCACAAACCAAGGGCGATCGCACTTTAACCATCGTTTAGCCATTAGTGCAAAAAACAAGACAGAATTAACAGAAAAACTGTCTTCGGTGACAATTTTCCCAGAAAACCAGATTAACAATAATCAAATAGCCTTCTTATTTACAGGGCAAGGCTCACAGTATAATAATATGGGCAAAGAGTTATATCAAACTGCCCCCCTTTTCAAAGACACCATTGATTACTGTGGTGAGATTCTTCGTCAATATTTAGAGAAACCCCTTACCGAGATAATCTTTAACCCCGAAGAAAAAGAAACCCTTAACCAAACCATCTATACCCAACCCGCCATCTTCGTAGTAGAATATGCCCTTGCGCAACTGTGGCTATCATGGGGAGTAAAACCATCTATGATGATGGGGCATAGTGTGGGCGAATACGTTGCCGCTACCCTTGCAGGAGTTTTTAGTTTAGAAGATGCCCTCAAATTAGTCGCCCACCGTGGTAAACTCATGCAACAACTTCCCCTCGATGGGGGCATGGTGTGTCTATTTACCAACCTTGACACCGTCAAAAAGTTAATTACAAAAACAGGATTACCCCTCGACATTGCCGCCATCAACGGTAATAGTAATATTGTTGTCTCAGGGAAAAAAGAAGACTTACTGCAATTACAAACTACCGCCAAAGAAAGTAAAGTAAAATGTCGTCCACTAAGAGTTTCCCACGGCTTTCATTCCCGATTGATGCAACCTATCTTAGTAGATTTTGAAAAAATTGCCCAAGAAATTACCTATAATTCACCTCAAGGGGAAATAGTCTCTAATCTCACAGGAAAAACCATCGGCGAAGAAATTGCCTCCCCAGACTATTGGGTAAAACATATTATCAATCCCGTTAACTTTGCCCAAAGTGTGGAGTATTTACAACAACAAAACTATCAAATTTTTTTGGAAATTGGCAGTAAACCAACCCTCCTTGGCATGGCAAGGATGATAGTAGAAAACAAAACTAATCCCGATGATTGTCTTTGGTTGCCTAGTTTACGCAAAGAAGAATCCGACTGGCAAAATTTACTTTCTAGTCTAGGTATTCTTTACCAGCAAGGATTAAAAATTGACTGGTATGGTTTTAATCAAGATTATCCCTATTTAGAAAGGGTTTCTTTACCTAACTATCCTTGGCAACATCAAAGATACTGGCATGGAGATAGTGTAAGTAATAGCGTTGATGATAGTCAACAGTGGTTATATGAAGTGGTATGGGAAAAAGACTCTTCTATTTCTGTGGTAAATCTTGCCTCTAATGTTATGGAGGAAAAAACTACGACAGTTATTACCTCCAATGAGTTAGTTATTGAAGGGGTATCGGTAAAAAATCATCCCTTAACTAAGGTATCTACAGAAAATAATCCCCATGGTATCTCTATCCATATCGAGAGTGAGGAAGACTCTTTTCCTACAAATCTCCCTAGTAGTTATTTAATCTTTGTGGATGATGAAAAATTAGGGGAGACATGGGCAGAGGAATTAACCTCCCAAGGTAGTCGAGTTTATTTAGTCTATCAAGGAGAAAGTTATCGTCAGGAAGAAAACACCTATTATATTAATCCTCAACAGAAAAAAGACTACCAATTATTGTTAGATAGTCTTGGTGATAAGGTAGAAAAAATTATCTATGGTTGGGCAATCACTCAAGATGATGATTTAGAGAATATTAATCAATTGACTGCTAATAATTATTTAGACTGTTTACCCGTTATCTATCTAATTCAAAATTTAGTTAACAGTAAGCATCAAGTAAAAATATGGTTAATTAGCCAAAACAGTCAATCTATTACCCAACAAGAAAAAATTAATCCCTACGGTGGCAGTATCTGGGGATTAGGAAAAGTGATTGCCCTCGAACATAGTGAATACTGGGGGGGTATGATTGATATAGATAATAGTAACCTTGCCCTTCCTCTTCTTGGTTACCTCGTTAACCATAAGCCAGAAGAAACTATGACGGCAATCAGGGATAATGCTGTTTTCTATTGTCGTTTACAAAATAAAACTCTTGATACCCCCAAGGAAGCCAAAAAAGTTAGTGTCAAATCCTCTGGTAGTTATCTCATTACAGGGGGATTAGGGGCATTAGGTTTAGAAACTGCTAATTATTTAATTAGTCAGGGGGCAAAAAATCTTATTCTTGTTTCCCGTAGTCAACCTTCTTCTTCGGCTTCTCAAAAAATTAGTCAATGGCAAGAAGAGGGTATTAATGTAGTTGTCAAACAAGGGGATGTAACTAAAAAAGAATCCTTGAGAAAAATTATTGATGATATTAATAAGTCTTTTCCTCCCCTCAAAGGGATTATTCATACCGCAGGGGTATTGGATGATGCTATCTTGGCAACTCTTTCCCCTGAAAAATTGGCTAAGGTAATGGAAGCTAAGGTGGTGGGAGTAAATAATTTACATCTACTCACCCTCGATAACAGTCTTGACTTTTTTATCTTGTATTCTTCTGTGGCTTCTATGTTAGGCTCTATAGGACAGGGTAATTATGCCATGGCGAATAGTTACCTCGATACTTTTGCGGCTTATCGTCAATCCCTTAGTTTACCCTGTTTGAGTATTAACTGGGGTGCTTTTTCTGTGGGTATGGCGAAGGCAACCCAAGAGGGTTTAAAGGCGGTGGGTATTGAAACCATCTCTCCTGATAAGGGTATCTCCATGGTAGGGGATTTGATGAATTATCCTAACTCTGGGCTAGGGGTAATCAAGTTTAACTGGGATAATGTTGCCCGTAAGTTTCCTCAATTGTCTCAATCTCCTTATCTACAAAATATAATTTCTTCTTCTGACAAGGAAGAGAATAAAAAAGATGATAGTCAAACTCAATTATTTAACCAATTACTAAAAGCCGATGATACTGCCAGAATAAAGCTATTAATAGATTATCTCATAAGTGCGATCGCCCTTATCCTTCATATAGACAAGGAAAAAATTACCCCCGAAGATAGCCTCATAGATTTAGGTATGGATTCATTAATGGTGATGGAAGCCATTAATCACCTGAAAAACGACCTACAATTAATGTTATACCCTAGGGAAATTTATGAGCGCCCCCAAATTTCCACCCTAGCGCAGTATTTAGCCCAAGAATTTACCACCAGCCATGATAGTAATAGTAGTAAAATCACCTCCTCCAGCCAAAAAGGGATGATAGTTTCTCCATCCCCCGAAGAAGAGGAAGAAAAGCCCACCTTTAATCCCACCAATCACCAACCTATTGCCTTTATCTTATCAAGTCCGCGCTCAGGTTCAACCCTCCTGCGGGTAATGTTGGCTGGGCATCCCGCCTTGGTTTCTCCCCCCGAATTGCACCTATTACCCTTTGCCACCATGGAGGAAAGACAACGGGAATTGGAATCTTCTCACCTTGGGGAAGGGTTGATTCGCACCGTCATGGATTTAAAACAAATTAGTGCCGAAGAAAGTGAAGCATTAATTAATCAATGGGTTGAGGAAAACTTAACCATCGCCCAAGTGTATGAAATCTTGCAGTCTTTCGGCAAAAATCGTCTTTTAATCGACAAATCGCCCACTTATGCAAGTAGTAAACAAACTCTCTATAATGCAGAAAATATCTTTTCTCAAGCAAAATATATTCATTTAGTTCGTCACCCTTATTCTGTCATAGAATCATTTGCACGGATGAGAATGGATAAATTATTAGATATAAAAGAGGCAAACCCTTATGAAATTGGGGAAAACATCTGGTATCAAAGTAATCAAAATGTTATTAATTTTAGTAAGCAAATAGATAGTAATAAAATTTTAACTATTTATTATGAAAATTTAGTGACATCTCCACAAAAAGAGATGGAAAAAATAAGTAATTTTCTAGGAATTGAGTTTAGTAAATCTCTACTAAATCCCTATGAAGGGGAAAGAATGACCGCAGGGTTATATAAACAATCCATGTCCGTAGGAGATCCAAATTTTAATAGTCGTAAAAAAATCGATCCAAATTTAGCAAATCACTGGAAAAAAGTTCAATTACCAATACTATTAAACCCTATCACTAGACAATTATCTGAAACATTTAACTATGAATTACCCCATGAATCAAACACCGTAGAAACCAAAGAAAAATATCTTGATATTAGAGGTTTAAATATATGTGTTTCTACTTGGGGAGATGAAAACAATCCTCCTCTATTTATTGTCCATGGAATATTAGATCAAGGTTTTGCCTGGGAAAAAGTAGCTCAAAACTTAGTTCAAAAAGGATACTATGTGATTGCCCCTGATATGAGAGGACATGGTAAATCTGACCATAACAGCCTAGGGTGTGCTTATAATTTACTTGATTTTGTAGCAGATTTAGACTGTTTAATTGATGAGTTAAATAATGGGCAAACAATCACTTTAGTTGGTCATTCTTTTGGCTCTATGATTACAGGAATATATGCTGGTATGCGTCCTGAAAAAGTAGAAAAATTATATTTGATTGAACCTATTTTACCAGCAGAAAATAAAGGTAATAAGAATGTAGAAAATATTAGTAGTCAATTGAATAACCTGCTGAATGTGCCTCCTCTCCCTGTATTTGATACGGTGGAAATAGTTGCCCAACGACTACAAAAAACAGCCCCTCAATTAGAGGATGGCTTTGCCCTCACACTTGCTAAAAGGATGACAAAACCTGTAGAAGGTGGGGTAACTTTCACTTATTCTCCTTTATTAGCCACTAGGATTGGGGTAGGTTTTAACAGTATTCCCCGTAATCAATACCTAAAGCTATTATCTGGCATTGAAGCGTCCATTACTCTAGTATATGGTGATAATAGTTCTTTTAATCGTCCTCAAGATTTGGAGGCACAAAAAACAGCCATGGCAAATACTCGAATTTTTACCATGGTTGGGGGGCATAATTTACACTTAGAAAACCCTTTGAGTTTAGCTGATGTTATTATTTAG
- a CDS encoding putative high light inducible protein, whose translation MEDKGKLGFTAFAENWNGRLAMLGFVIGILTELLTGQGILSQLGLM comes from the coding sequence ATGGAAGATAAAGGAAAATTAGGTTTCACCGCATTTGCTGAAAACTGGAATGGTCGTTTAGCAATGTTAGGTTTCGTAATCGGTATTTTAACCGAGTTATTGACTGGTCAAGGTATTCTCTCTCAGTTAGGCTTAATGTAG